CAGTAGGATTGATTACATCAAGTGCTGGAATGAATGCAGGAGCTGCAGGAAAAGCTCCAAGTGTAACACGAGGGGAATTTGTTAAATCCTTGATTTCTGGTTTGGATGTTTCATTAGGAAATGGTTCGACTGTTACGTTTAAAGATGTGGACAAGAGTTTAGCGCCATATGTGGAGAAAGCGGTTGAACTTGGGCTTGTAAACGGTTTAAGTGCTTCGGAGTTCGGAACGAACAATACGTTACGTCGCGAACAAGCATTTGCGATTGCTGCTCGTGGAATTGACACACAGAAATCGTATCCGGTTTCTAATTTAAAGCAATTTAAAGATGTGAATCACATGAGCCACTCGTTATTGCCAGATATGGCGAAAGGTGTGGGAATTGGCTTGCTACTGGGGTATGCAGATCATACGGTCAAACCTCAACGTGTCGTTTCACCTGGAGAAATGCGTTCAATCGTACAACGTTTCTTGAAAGAATATAGTCCAAGTCAAGCAAATACAAGTGTTGCACTTCGCATTATGGGAACGTCTGATATTCATACGAATATTATGGCGTATGACTATTACAAAGACATGCCATCAAATAGCTTAGGCTTAGCAAAAACGGCAACTCTTATTAAAAATGCACGAAAAGAAAATCCGAACAATCTTCTTGTAGATAATGGAGATTTAATCCAAGGAACTCCGCTAGGTTCGTATAAAGCAATCGTTCCAACTGGAAAATTAAAGGATGGAGAAGAACATCCTTCAGTTAAAGTATTAGAGCTTCTGGGATATGATGCTGCAACAGCTGGAAATCATGAGTTTAACTATGGATTAGATTATTTAGATGAAGTGTTAGATGATGTGGATTATGAGTATGTGAATGCCAATGTTAAGAAAGCTTCAACAGGCGAGAATTACTTCAAACCATATACAGTAATGACGAAGAAAATGAAAGACTCAAAAGGCAATGAAGTATCTGTCAAAGTTGGTATTACAGGTATCGTTCCTCCAGATATTTTGAAATGGGATAAATCTCATTTAGAAGGTAAGGTGACGGTTCAAGATTCAGTGGATGCAGTGGAGGCAGTCATTCCGAAAATGAAAGCTGAAGGTGCGGACGTTATTTTAGTTCTTTCTCACTCTGGTATGGGCGATGCAGTACATACAGACGGGGAAGAAGATGTGACATATTTATTAACCAAAGTAGAGGGTGTGGATGCGATTGTCACTGGACATGCGCATGCAGTATTCCCTGGAGCTTATAAGGATCTACCGGGTGTTGATACAGAAAACGGAACGATTAATGGTGTTCCTGTTGTTATGCCTGGTAAATTCGGAAGTCATTTAGGGGTCATTGACTTAACGCTTGCGAAAAAAGGTAGCAAGTGGAATGTTACGAACTCACACGCAGAAGTTCGTGCGATTGTGAAAGAAGATGCATCAGATGTCGATGCTTCTGTAGTAGAAGCGGTAAAAGCTGCACATGAAGGAACACTTGCGTATGTTCGTGAAGCAGTTGGAACAATCACATCTGATATTCATAGCTACTTCGCATTAGTACAAGACGATCCGTCGATTCAAATTGTCACAGATGCTCAAAAACAATATGTTGAAGGTAAGATTGCTGGAACAGAATATGCAGATCTTCCAGTATTGTCTGCAGGTGCGCCATTTAAAGCGGGAACACGTGGAGATGCGGAGTATTTCACGTTTGTACCAAAAGGTGAAATAGCGATTAAAAACGTTGCAGACCTTTATCTATATGACAACACACTTGCTGCATTAGTTGTAACTGGAGCAGATGTGAAAGAATGGTTAGAGATGTCTGCAGGACAATTTAATCAAATTGACCCAACGGCAACTGGTGAGCAGTCACTTATTAATACCGATTTCCGTACGTATAATTTTGACGTCATTGACGGTGTCACATATAAAATTGATGTTACGCAACCAGCGAAATACGACGTCGATGGGAATGTCGTCAATGAAGACGCTAGCCGTATTACGGATTTAATGTATGACGGGAAACCAATTGACTTAACACAAAAATTCGTTGTTGCGACAAACAACTATCGTGCGAACGGGAAGTTCCCAGGAGTACGTAACAAATCAGCGGTTATTATGTATCCAGATGAAAACCGCCAAGCGGTTGTCGATTATATTGCAGGTAGAACAATTGATCCATCAGCAGATGGAAACTGGTCATTTGCAACATTACCAGCTTCTGCATCAGTTGTCTTTGAATCATCTCCTTCAGCAAAAGCATTTGTTCCTGTAACAGGTAACATTGCTTATGTTGGAGAAGGTACAGATGGTTTTGCGAAATATTCATTGAAATAAGAATGCATAGAAAAGCATCTCATCGGTAGTTAGCCAATGAGATGCTTTTTTGAAGGTTTGGTCCGGGTGTGAGAAACACTAAAGAGATCTAGAAATGAGAGAATGTCAACATGCATGGTGAGATTGCACTTGGTTTAGGAAAGATAGAGAGAATGTTGATTTTAAGGAACATTGAATTTGGGAAGTCATAATAGAATCAGGGAAATAAAAACGCTGCAATTATTCCGAGTAGAATAAAATTGCAGCGTTTTAAAGTGCCATATTTTATTTGACACTCTGTGATGGTGCGTATAAATAGCGTGTCATACCGTTTTGATTCACTGCAACCGGGTACCAAACGAAATTGTTAGGTGCGTTAGAAGATAAATCATATAAAGGTGCTCCTAAAATCTCGACGAGGGTTCCAATCGGAACAGTTACAGCTTCTGCGGATGTACTAGGCTCCGTTCTTAAACGAGAGTTTGTTAAATATGCAGGGTAACCTTCCCCAAACCGATCTCTCGTGTGAGTACCGATAAAATCTAACTCCATGTTTTTTCTATTAAAAACAATACTTTCGTTTGTTTCAGGACCGTAAGTGAAGTCTTCAGGTTTCATTAGGATGGAGTGACTGGTTACCTCCAATTGGCTTGAGGTACGAATTGCTTGAAAAACTTTTTCTTGGTATGAGGATAAATTCTTTTCACCGGTGGCTTTGTAAAACGGACTGTTAACCGACTTTGTTCCGTTGTACGCCATAATAGCGAAATACCAATTTTCTAATCGGTTAGGATCTTTTTCGCTTATTTTAGGTAAATCGGTTCGTTTGAAATGATTGATTAACATGGAGATTCCCGCTTCGATATTATACTCAATATCATATTTTAATTTTTCCACATCGAAATTTTGCACATTCGTAATTTGCATTAAACCGATTCCGCCATCAGCAGATATAATTGGTTCTCCGTTTTCTTGGAAATGTTTCCAATTTCCATTTTCAACGTTAACAATACCTTTTACAATTTCCGGTGGAATTTCACCTTGTGTTGCTCTTGCTGCGTTGGTGATCATACAGTTTAATACTTGGCGTGGAGGGTTTGTACGTGAATCTACATTGTATCCGCAACTTGACGCTTCTAAACGTAATTCTTCATTTAAGCCACGAGCAAGAAAAGCTGCGAAATGTTGTCTAGATACATAACCACCTGGATTGAAATGATTTTCGTCCACACCACCTGTAATGCCAAATGCTTGTATTTTCCGAATTGCTGTATATGCCACAGAGTTCATCTTAACATCATCGAATTCTGTAGCGGATTGTTCTTTTAAATGAAAAGCTCTTTCAAGTAACATTGCCATCTGTTCTCTCGTTATTTTCTCACTAGGTGAAAAGGTTGTTTCACTCGTTCCGAAAATAATGTGCGCTTCATATGCAGACTGAACAGCTCCAGACAAACGAGTATTCACATCTTTAAAAACAGTTTCACGTGGTGTAAGGTCTAAGTCAAATGCTCGAGCAATCATCATCGCAGCTTCACCACGAGTCAAATTTGTGTACGGTTTGAAGTACCCATTATCATATCCATTTATGATCCCATCACCCGTTAAGTAGTGAATATGCTCGTAAAAAGGTTGAGACTTAGGTACATCTGGAAATTCATTACTTTCAGCTACTGCAGATGTAGCAATTGACATACTTACTGCAAAAATACTTAGAACAACTAATTTTTTTATCATCTACCAAACCTCCTTTATTTTAGTATAAAGGAAAATATAGGAAAAAAACACCGTTTGATATATTTTTGTTAGTAAATCCGAAAAATATGTCATAAGATTTATCTTGAGTTGTAACTAAATACCTACTAACAAGAAATCTTCTTGAAGTATTATAGTTGTTCCGTAAAATAACTATATAGTAAAGTAAAAATAACTTTAGAAAAATTTAAAATTAATATTATTGTGGTTTCCATAAAAAATAACTTATAGGCTCGAGCGTCGAATGCGTATTTGAAGGTTTACAATATTTCGAGTAGACTGAATGAAACAGTAATATTGCTTTCGAAAAATAGTTGATGCTGACATCGCTATTAATGGGTTATCGAAAAACTTCATGTATGGAGGTTACTAGATGAGGCAATTGTGACTCGTCTTTTTTTCGGTTGGAGTTTTGGTAAATGGGTTGCGGCCAGGTGTAATACGGTGATTGCTCTGGAAATTAGTTTGCAGACCAGTGTGATTCGGTTATTGTTTGGGATATTGGATGTTGAGTTGAGTTCAAATTATTTCCTAGGAAATAATGAGTGCATTTGCAGGTCATTTTTGACTACGACGCTTCCACTACGCTCGAGTTTGTTCCATTTATGTCGATTGCCTGTAAAATAAAGGACGGTGCCGATAAGAAAGAAAAATGTGTCGAGGAGTCGGTAGGTAACGGTTTCAACAAGTGTGAAGAAGATGATTTGAACCCAACTCCTTTTGGAGAAGGTGAATCCTAATTTTAAGGCTTGTATATAACCTGCTACTCGAATGAGGATTTCGCTTAATGCAACAAGAAGAAGGAGTGCAATTAAACCAGGCGTTAAAGTGTCAGTAAGAAGTTTGTATGGGAGTAAAAGAAATGCAGATACTCCGACTAAGCTAAAGAGTAGAGATTCGCTGAGTAAAAAGAGCGAGAATCGAAAACTTAACTTATGGAAGAAACAAAGTTTGTAGCGGTTCAGGCAGTCTAAAAATCCTTTTTGCCAACGAATGCGTTGATGAAAAAGCGAAGAGAATTGTTCTGGGACTTCAGTGTAACAAACGGCTGTTGGAAGAAATGCGAGACGCTCGTTCTGGTTACGATTGTGAATGTAGTGCTGCAAACGAAAGGTAATTTCCATGTCTTCTCCGATTGTGTCGACAAACCCTCCGATTTCTTGGAGGACGGTTTTACGAAATGCACCAAATGCGCCGGATACAACACCAATTACATTCCAGGAAGATTGAAGTCTTTTGCGAATGTAAAAAGAGGATAGATACCCGGAGAGTTGATAGCGCAGTAAGTTGTTAGTTGGATACTCAGATGTTCCTTTTGCATGTATGACTTGCCCGACGTGAACCATGCCACCAAGTGCCAGAACTTTCCTGTTTTCGAACGCTTGATTCACTTTCAGTAAGCTGTCTTGTTCTAAAATAGAGTCCGCGTCTAGTGTGACGATTATTTCTCCAGAAGCTAACGCAATTCCGCGGTTTAATGCAGCCGCTTTTCCCGCATTCACTTGGTCTACGACAAGTATTTCTGGGTACAATCTCGATCGGTAGCAACACTTCAGTCCATAAAAGACTGCTGGTGATTCAGTCGATGGGGCTTCGAGGGTTAAATCCAGTAAATCATTCAAAATCTGCACGGTATTATCAGTTGATCCGTCGCTAATAATGATCGCTTCTTTGTTGTGGTAGAGGATGTTTTTCCAGCCATGAAGACACTTTTCTAAAACAAGTTCTTCGTTATATGCAGGAATGAGAACGGATATTTTTCGTTCTTTTTTAGGAATGAATGTATGTTCGGAGAATCCATTGTGATGCCACCTAGGATCTCGAAGTGAAGTGAGGAGGTACATGAGCTGTAGCGCCATGTAACATCCAAAAATGAATAAGAGCGCGGTGCTCAAGTGTTTCCTCCTTTTACGTATCTCGTTCGTAGATCCGGACATAATCGACAACCATTTCAGTTGAGGTTGGTGTTGATGCGTCAGGTGTTTCAGCCCACACTCCACCAACTGCGACATTCATCCATACATACATCGGTGTGTGACTGATATTGGCTGTACGAAATGTTTCGACACCATTTAAGGAGAAGATTAAGTTCTCTTTTGACCAATCGAGCGTGTAAATATTCCAGTCTGCACCAATATAATCGGTGGTAACGAAATTGTCGTTGGTTGTTTCATTCACATGCGCCACATGCCAGAGTTCTTCAGGCTTTTGTCCAATCATTTCGACAATGTCAATTTCAGGGAAGGCTTCGTTGTTTGCAGGGAGTAGCCAAATCGCTGGGAACATTCCTTTTCCTTCGGGGAGCTTGGCGCGGATGACAAATTTCCCGTAAAGAGGCTCAAATCGGTTTTGAGTGGTGACCGCGCCGCTTCGGTAGGCAAATTCTTTGTAGGGTATGTTGTCTGTTTGTAAATGAAGCATGCCATTTTCAATGGAGACTTGTTCGGGTAGGTAGTGGTGCAGGCGACCATGTGCGGTAGTTCCAAGGTGTACTTTATTCCAAAGAAGTGTACTTGTTTCTGGGTCGTCAAATTCATCTTGAAAAACGAGGTTCCAGCCAGGAACTGCAAATGTCGTTGGTTTTGCGATGGGGATTGGATCTGAATGTGTTTCTGCGGGTGCAGAGGAACAGCCACTTAATAGAAGCAAAAGTAAAACGATGTGTTTCAAGTGATCATGCCTCCTACATGCATACGATACAATTTATGCAAGACGCAGGATATGTATGAATGGAAGATCGACGAGTCCAACCAGAAGTGATAGTGTGATGATAGGGGGAATGAAAATGGAACGATTTCGATTTTTACTATATATTGCATTGCTAGTTGAAGGTATCATGGCTCTGCCTATTTTAGGATATATCGTGGCTGCAGGAACAGCCTATCTCTTGCTTGTCGTAAGTTTCGTCATCCATGTGATAAACTTTATGTATTTATCCAGATGGGGAGCGAACAATCGTCCAGCTATTATGGGAATTGTATCGAGTGTACTTGGGTTCATTCCATTCATTGGGTTTGTCTTACATGTGATTACATTTCTTATGTATTTAGCGGCGGTACAAAAACGGGAATATATTTTTTAAAGGAAAATGAAACTTTTTACTTTCTCAACCGTATTGATGGCATAGGGAGGAATGGTCATGAGTAATTTACGTACATTCAAAATTGTCGCATTAGTATTAGAAGCAATTTTAGCAGTACCACTAATTGGAGGTACCATTGTTATAGGATCAGGTTATTTCGCATTAGGCTTAATGTTTGTGATCCATTTAATCATTTTAGTGTTAGCAGCGAAAACGTATACGTCTAAAACAGCAGCAATCGCTGGACTTATCACAAGTGCAATCGCATGGATTCCTGTTTTAGGATGGGTGTTACACTGTGTAACAGCGATTTTATATGCGATTGAAGTCATTGCGAATCGAGATTAAGCATTAAAAAGTTTAAACCCTGATTGTTGGAAATTATCCGGCGGTTGGGGTTTTCTTATGAGGAAATTGTGGATAACAAAGTGGAAAATGTGTATAAGTTTGTGTTTATTGTGAATAAAAAGAAGTGTTTGGGGATAATGAGGAGTATTTTATTGCATAAAATAAACTTATTCACAAGGCTGTTAATAAGTTGTTCATAACATGACGACATTATGTGGCATACATTCTGCTCAATCGGGGTAATGATGAAGTATTACGGTGGAGTGGGAGGAACAAAGATGCAACCAAAAAACAAGATGAATAAAGGAATCATAGCAGCGTTGTCTGCAATTGGACTTGCCCAAGGTTTAAAAATTGTGACACATAAACGATTGACTGGAAATTGGGATGTGAAACAAGCGTTGACAACAGGTGGAATGCCAAGCTCACATTCAGCAGGTGTCATGGCTTTAGCATCATATGTCGCGACAAATAAAGGATGGCGCCATACAGAAACAGCGCTTGCGACAGTATTTGGCGTAATTGTGATGTATGATGCGCAAGGAATTCGCCGGCATACAGGAGAAATTGCGACACTTGTAAATGATCTAGAAGATCAAGTGACGAAAATTTCCGGGACGTTTCCGTCTTTTGAATATACCGAACGTGAAAAAGAACTGAAAGAATTACTCGGACATCAACCAGTTGAAGTGTTTGTCGGTGCAATGCTAGGAATTTTACACGGTTATATTGCCGCGAAATTAGAGGATGATTGGAAGAGACACAAAGTAGCACAAAATACGAATAAACGGCTCAATCATGAACAGTACGAACGCATGGCACAGCGGGGAAGCTGGGATTAAGATTTTTCATGTATAATTTGCGTTTCAACTCACATGCTATGAAAAAGGATGTGGGGCGATTGAAACGTGTGTCATTTTTCGGGAGAAAAATTGCGCAAGGCAAGTTGAATAAGTTATCGGAGAAAGAAAAAAGACGGTTGAAAATAAAAGATGGTCAACATGAACATCATGTCGACGAACGCGGAGGAAATTAATCCTTCGTGTTTTTTTGTAGGTTTGTGAAATCCTGTCGAAGTTTGTTGAAAAAGAAGGATTTAAAGTGGTATTAATAGAATACATCTGTTGGGAATAATTTTTAAAAATATTTTTGTATAATGACAAAAAAATAATAGAAAAACTGAATTCATTTCCGGATTTTTTAGTTCTTTTGTCTATCTTAAAACTTTTTATCTCATAGCAAGAGTGATATATTTTAACTACATAGGTTTTGGGGTGATGAGATGTTAAAATTTCTAGATAATTATTGGATATATGGACTTCTTTTTGTCGCATTTTTGTATTTATTTTTAGTGGAAGGCTTACACGTTTTCGGTGATTATCTAGGGCAATTACATCTGTGGACTATTTTATCGTTTGGCGTGTTGTTTTTCATTGGTGGGGCACTACATTTTCAAACGAAGTATCGAAAAGAAGAATTAAAACAGTTAGCCGAGTTAAATGAAGCAGTATATACCACAATCGAACGTTCGGAAATTGGCACGTATGTGTTTCAAGATTCTCGCGTGATTTATGCGAATCAACGATTTTGCGATATTTTCGGTTATCCGAAAGATTTTGTTTATACGGAAAAATTTCAACAAACGGTATTTACCGATGATGTGCTCGAACTATTAAGAGGAAATTGGGAAGAACAATTAAATGAACAATTGAGTTCTTCCTCTTATTTGACGTCGTTTCGCAATAGCGAAGGGGAGACACGCGTTATTGAAGTGTACCCAGAAATTGTGACACTTCAAGGAAATAAAGCGATTGCAGGAAGTATTATCGATGTGACACACCGAGAAGAAATGGAACAGTTACTTGCGAAAAATGAACAGAATTATCGATCACTGTTTGACTATAACCCGAATGCAGTGTATTCCATGACTTTAGATGGTACGTTGACGAATATTAACCATGTGTTAGAAGAAATACTTGGAGCACCAAAAGAAGAAATTGAAAATGTGAATTTTCGAGATTTTGTTCTCCCTCAATTTATGGAGACTACTGTCGAACATTTTGAAAAAGCAAAACGAGGAGAGCCGCAGAATTACTACACAGCTGGAGTACAGCGAGACGGATCGCATGCGGATTTACTGATTACAAACATTCCTATTTATGACAAAGGGGAAGTTGTGGGTGTTTATGGAATCGCGCAAGATATTACAGCACAAAAGGCTGCAGAGAGAAAGTTAGAATCGATTGCGTATTTGGATCATTTGACGGGATTGCCAAATCGGTTTCATTTTCATTCGCATTTAGAAGAGGCGATGAAACGCGCAGATGAAAGCGGAAAATCTATAGCCGTTCTATTTATCGATTTTGATCATTTTAAAGGGATAAATGACACGCTTGGCCATCGAATGGGAGACGAGTTGCTCATCCAGCTTTCGAAACGCATGAAAGCAGAATTGCGGGCTGGAGATTTCATTTCCAGACAAGGTGGAGATGAGTTTCTTCTATTATTTGAAGATATTACGAAGGAAGAAATGCATGATTTAGTAGGGCGATTAGTGGCAACCATTTCTACTCCCATTCTAGTAAAAGATCATGAGTTAAAAATGACCCCTAGTATAGGAGTGGCAATGTATCCCCTGTTTGGAGAGACTCCGGACCATCTAATCAAAAATGCCGATATGGCCATGTATGCGGCGAAAGAAAAAGGACGAAACAACTACCAGTTTTACTCAGAAGAATTAGACGTTCGCGTGACACGGAAAATTAATATTGAAGCACAGCTACAAAAAGCGATTGAAAAAAATGAGTTATCACTTGTCTATCAACCACAACTCGACTTAGCGACATTGGAAGTGGTTGGAGTAGAAGCGCTGTTACGCTGGAATCCGGAAGATATGAACGTGACGCCTTCCGAATTTATCCCAATTGCCGAACAAACAGGATTGATCTTGCCTATCGGAGAATGGGTATTAAAAACGGCTTGTAATCAAATGAAGCAGTGGATCGATGAGTGCGGAGAACTTAATATCGCTATTTCCGTCAATGTATCGAGTCGACAATTAGTTGAGTCCGATTTTTTAGAAGTAGTGGAAAAAGCATTAAAAGAAGCAAATTTAGCTCCACATCTACTTGAAATAGAGATAACCGAAAGCGTGTTACTAGATGTCGATCGCACGACACAAGTGATTCAAGCACTTAAAAATTTAGGCGTTCGTATTTCTATCGATGATTTCGGGGCAGGACATTCTTCTCTAAATGTTCTACGCAATGTGCAAATTGATACGTTGAAGCTTGACCGATCACTCGTGATGGATGTGCATAAAGGAAATCGAATGGAAGTTCTTGTGACAAGTATTATTGAGTTAGGGAAAAAGCTACATACAGGAGTTGTCGTCGAAGGAATCGAGACAGCACAACAAGCAGACCATTTCCGAGCGTTTAATGTGATTGGACAAGGATATTACTTCAGTCGACCAGTGCCGGCTGCAGAAATACGCGCGAAATGGTTACGATGTAATAAAGGAAGAAAGTTTTGAGGTAGATTTTTTCCGAAAATAACGATTTTCACAGTTTACAAGTTGAATGTAAAGAGGTGAATTGGATGAATGAATCAAGTCAAATGTTGCAACAAATCATCGATGCATTAGAAGATCATACGGTTATTACCGATTCAAACGGGGACATTTTATATGCCAATACGTCGTGGGAAAAATTTTGTCTTGAAAACAATGGCATTATGGAACGGGCATCTGTTGGAACTAATTATTTGGATGTACTAAGTAAGAGTCAAATGGTTGTTGAACATCGTGCGTTTCAGTCGATTGTAGACGGTTCGATAGAAGAATTCACCATGGAATATCCGTGTCATTCGGAGATAGAAACTCGTTGGTTCCGTATGACTGCTCGTGCATTGACGATTAATGAGGCTACAACAGGATTGATCATCCGTCACCGAGATATCTCCACGGAAAATATGCTTAAAATGGAAACGGAAAATTTCCTGGAAAGCATAACTGATGCTTTCTACACACTCGATGCCGAATTTAGATTTGTGCATTTAAATACGGTTGCGATGAAACAATTAAATAAACCTTTAGAAAGATTAATCGGTCAAAACATCTGGAAAGTCTATCCCGAAACTATTGGAACCGATATTTACACCAATTATATTGAATCGATGGAAGACAGAAAGCCACGAAATTTCGATACATTTTATTTGCCAGCCCAAAAGTGGTATTCGATGCATTTACATCCTTCGCGAGATGGGGGATTAACAGTTTACTTCCAAGATATAACGTTTCGAAAATCCTTTGAAACAGAACTGAAGCAGTATGCGTATTTTGATGAACTAACCAATTTACCGAATCGCCGCTGGATGATTGAACGAATTGAAGCGGCAATATCGGACGGGACGAAGTGTGCAATTTTATATATGGATATTGACGGCTTTAAAAATATCAACGATCTATATGGCCATGTAAA
The Paenisporosarcina cavernae genome window above contains:
- a CDS encoding bifunctional 2',3'-cyclic-nucleotide 2'-phosphodiesterase/3'-nucleotidase, which translates into the protein MTLWKKVTASALAVGLITSSAGMNAGAAGKAPSVTRGEFVKSLISGLDVSLGNGSTVTFKDVDKSLAPYVEKAVELGLVNGLSASEFGTNNTLRREQAFAIAARGIDTQKSYPVSNLKQFKDVNHMSHSLLPDMAKGVGIGLLLGYADHTVKPQRVVSPGEMRSIVQRFLKEYSPSQANTSVALRIMGTSDIHTNIMAYDYYKDMPSNSLGLAKTATLIKNARKENPNNLLVDNGDLIQGTPLGSYKAIVPTGKLKDGEEHPSVKVLELLGYDAATAGNHEFNYGLDYLDEVLDDVDYEYVNANVKKASTGENYFKPYTVMTKKMKDSKGNEVSVKVGITGIVPPDILKWDKSHLEGKVTVQDSVDAVEAVIPKMKAEGADVILVLSHSGMGDAVHTDGEEDVTYLLTKVEGVDAIVTGHAHAVFPGAYKDLPGVDTENGTINGVPVVMPGKFGSHLGVIDLTLAKKGSKWNVTNSHAEVRAIVKEDASDVDASVVEAVKAAHEGTLAYVREAVGTITSDIHSYFALVQDDPSIQIVTDAQKQYVEGKIAGTEYADLPVLSAGAPFKAGTRGDAEYFTFVPKGEIAIKNVADLYLYDNTLAALVVTGADVKEWLEMSAGQFNQIDPTATGEQSLINTDFRTYNFDVIDGVTYKIDVTQPAKYDVDGNVVNEDASRITDLMYDGKPIDLTQKFVVATNNYRANGKFPGVRNKSAVIMYPDENRQAVVDYIAGRTIDPSADGNWSFATLPASASVVFESSPSAKAFVPVTGNIAYVGEGTDGFAKYSLK
- a CDS encoding S-layer homology domain-containing protein — protein: MIKKLVVLSIFAVSMSIATSAVAESNEFPDVPKSQPFYEHIHYLTGDGIINGYDNGYFKPYTNLTRGEAAMMIARAFDLDLTPRETVFKDVNTRLSGAVQSAYEAHIIFGTSETTFSPSEKITREQMAMLLERAFHLKEQSATEFDDVKMNSVAYTAIRKIQAFGITGGVDENHFNPGGYVSRQHFAAFLARGLNEELRLEASSCGYNVDSRTNPPRQVLNCMITNAARATQGEIPPEIVKGIVNVENGNWKHFQENGEPIISADGGIGLMQITNVQNFDVEKLKYDIEYNIEAGISMLINHFKRTDLPKISEKDPNRLENWYFAIMAYNGTKSVNSPFYKATGEKNLSSYQEKVFQAIRTSSQLEVTSHSILMKPEDFTYGPETNESIVFNRKNMELDFIGTHTRDRFGEGYPAYLTNSRLRTEPSTSAEAVTVPIGTLVEILGAPLYDLSSNAPNNFVWYPVAVNQNGMTRYLYAPSQSVK
- a CDS encoding glycosyltransferase family 2 protein; protein product: MSTALLFIFGCYMALQLMYLLTSLRDPRWHHNGFSEHTFIPKKERKISVLIPAYNEELVLEKCLHGWKNILYHNKEAIIISDGSTDNTVQILNDLLDLTLEAPSTESPAVFYGLKCCYRSRLYPEILVVDQVNAGKAAALNRGIALASGEIIVTLDADSILEQDSLLKVNQAFENRKVLALGGMVHVGQVIHAKGTSEYPTNNLLRYQLSGYLSSFYIRKRLQSSWNVIGVVSGAFGAFRKTVLQEIGGFVDTIGEDMEITFRLQHYIHNRNQNERLAFLPTAVCYTEVPEQFSSLFHQRIRWQKGFLDCLNRYKLCFFHKLSFRFSLFLLSESLLFSLVGVSAFLLLPYKLLTDTLTPGLIALLLLVALSEILIRVAGYIQALKLGFTFSKRSWVQIIFFTLVETVTYRLLDTFFFLIGTVLYFTGNRHKWNKLERSGSVVVKNDLQMHSLFPRK
- a CDS encoding glycoside hydrolase family 16 protein produces the protein MKHIVLLLLLLSGCSSAPAETHSDPIPIAKPTTFAVPGWNLVFQDEFDDPETSTLLWNKVHLGTTAHGRLHHYLPEQVSIENGMLHLQTDNIPYKEFAYRSGAVTTQNRFEPLYGKFVIRAKLPEGKGMFPAIWLLPANNEAFPEIDIVEMIGQKPEELWHVAHVNETTNDNFVTTDYIGADWNIYTLDWSKENLIFSLNGVETFRTANISHTPMYVWMNVAVGGVWAETPDASTPTSTEMVVDYVRIYERDT
- a CDS encoding divergent PAP2 family protein → MNKGIIAALSAIGLAQGLKIVTHKRLTGNWDVKQALTTGGMPSSHSAGVMALASYVATNKGWRHTETALATVFGVIVMYDAQGIRRHTGEIATLVNDLEDQVTKISGTFPSFEYTEREKELKELLGHQPVEVFVGAMLGILHGYIAAKLEDDWKRHKVAQNTNKRLNHEQYERMAQRGSWD
- a CDS encoding bifunctional diguanylate cyclase/phosphodiesterase; the protein is MLKFLDNYWIYGLLFVAFLYLFLVEGLHVFGDYLGQLHLWTILSFGVLFFIGGALHFQTKYRKEELKQLAELNEAVYTTIERSEIGTYVFQDSRVIYANQRFCDIFGYPKDFVYTEKFQQTVFTDDVLELLRGNWEEQLNEQLSSSSYLTSFRNSEGETRVIEVYPEIVTLQGNKAIAGSIIDVTHREEMEQLLAKNEQNYRSLFDYNPNAVYSMTLDGTLTNINHVLEEILGAPKEEIENVNFRDFVLPQFMETTVEHFEKAKRGEPQNYYTAGVQRDGSHADLLITNIPIYDKGEVVGVYGIAQDITAQKAAERKLESIAYLDHLTGLPNRFHFHSHLEEAMKRADESGKSIAVLFIDFDHFKGINDTLGHRMGDELLIQLSKRMKAELRAGDFISRQGGDEFLLLFEDITKEEMHDLVGRLVATISTPILVKDHELKMTPSIGVAMYPLFGETPDHLIKNADMAMYAAKEKGRNNYQFYSEELDVRVTRKINIEAQLQKAIEKNELSLVYQPQLDLATLEVVGVEALLRWNPEDMNVTPSEFIPIAEQTGLILPIGEWVLKTACNQMKQWIDECGELNIAISVNVSSRQLVESDFLEVVEKALKEANLAPHLLEIEITESVLLDVDRTTQVIQALKNLGVRISIDDFGAGHSSLNVLRNVQIDTLKLDRSLVMDVHKGNRMEVLVTSIIELGKKLHTGVVVEGIETAQQADHFRAFNVIGQGYYFSRPVPAAEIRAKWLRCNKGRKF